Proteins encoded within one genomic window of Thiothrix litoralis:
- a CDS encoding response regulator transcription factor — protein sequence MLLVDDDILLHQLLEVYLCEHHYHLDWLCCGEDMDEFLQHQTPDLILLDIMLPGKDGLHWLSWLKNNHNHIPVMLLSAKKSAEERLQGLEFGAEDYLTKPFHPKELLIRIRNIMRRPPQPHEHGIYRIGNNLFDLVHEQLERDNKLIKLTTQESSLLQFLCQHAGQILTRDSISHAINGNEHQPLNRSIDMTINRLRKKLGEDTASPRHLCTVWRKGYRLTLAP from the coding sequence ATGTTGCTTGTCGATGATGATATTCTTCTGCATCAGTTGCTGGAAGTGTATTTGTGTGAGCATCATTATCATCTGGACTGGCTGTGCTGCGGTGAAGACATGGATGAATTCCTTCAGCACCAAACACCGGATCTCATCTTGCTAGACATCATGCTACCAGGCAAAGATGGCCTGCACTGGCTGTCTTGGCTTAAGAACAACCACAATCATATCCCCGTGATGCTGCTATCCGCTAAAAAATCGGCCGAAGAACGCCTGCAAGGGCTGGAATTCGGCGCAGAAGACTACCTCACCAAACCGTTCCACCCCAAGGAACTCCTCATCCGCATCCGCAACATTATGCGCCGCCCGCCCCAACCCCATGAGCATGGAATTTACCGGATCGGCAACAATCTGTTTGACCTAGTACATGAACAACTGGAACGCGACAACAAACTGATCAAACTCACCACGCAAGAAAGCAGCCTTTTACAGTTTCTCTGCCAACATGCAGGGCAAATATTGACGCGGGATAGTATCTCCCACGCTATCAACGGCAATGAACACCAGCCGCTAAACCGCAGCATTGACATGACCATTAACCGCTTGCGCAAAAAACTGGGGGAAGACACCGCCTCCCCCCGCCACCTATGCACCGTATGGCGAAAAGGCTACCGCCTCACCCTAGCACCATGA